GACCTTCCGGTGATCCTGTACGACATCCCGGGGCGCACCGGCATCCCGATCGAGTACGAAACGATCCTGCGCGCCGCCAAGCACCCCAACATCCTCGCGGTGAAAGACGCCAAGGGCGACCTCAGCGAGGTCAGCCGGGTGCTCAACCAGACCGACCTCATCTACTTCGCCGGCGACGACGCCAACGCACTGCCCACCCTCGCGATCGGCGGCAGCGGCCTGATCGGGGTGACCGCGAACATCGCCCCGGCGCCATACCGGCACATGGTCGACGCGGTCAATGCCGGCGACCTGCCCACCGCCACGGCGGCGCACAAGGCGCTCGAACCGCTAGTACGCGCCACGATGACACACGTGCCTGGTACGGTCGCGACCAAGTACATCCTGCACGGCCTCGGCCGCATCCACACCCCGCGGGTGCGTCTCCCCCTGGTCGGCCCCGAGGACTTCGAGGCCGCCCTGATCGAAGACGAACTGGCGCTGGTCAAGGACATTGCCGGCGTCGACTTCTCCAACTTCCGACCCGACCGCAACGCGGCCGCCGGTGGAGCGCTGCCGAAGGTCGCCGGCACCACCCGCTAACAACTTCATCCAGGGACACACGGTCCCACCGCTCTCGACGTCAGGTGCATATGCCAGTCACAGTTTTCGATCCGCCCGCCCTCGAGCCAGGAACCCTGCGCGTCATCCCGGTCGGCGGTCTCGGCGAGATCGGCCGCAACATGACGCTGTACGAAATCGACGGCAAGGTGCTGATCGTCGACGCCGGCGTGCTGTTCCCCGAGGAACACCAGCCCGGTGTCGACCTGATCCTGCCCGATCTCTCGCCGATCAAGGCGCGCCTGGACGACGTCGTGGGCATCGTGCTCACCCACGGCCACGAAGACCACATCGGCGCGGTGCCCTATGTGCTGAAGCTGAAGAACGACATCCCCCTGATCGGCTCGCAGCTGACCCTGGCCTTTGTCGAGGCGAAGTTGAAGGAACACCGCATCAAGGCGTACAGCCTGACGGTGACCGAAGGCCAGCGCGAGCAGCTCGGCCCGTTCGATCTCGAGTTCATCGCGGTCAACCACTCCATCCCCGACGCGCTGGCCGTCGCCATCCGCACCACCGCGGGCCTCGTGCTGCACACCGGTGACTTCAAGATGGACCAGCTGCCGCTCGATGACCGCATCACCGACCTGCGCGCCTTCGCCCGGCTCGGCGAGGAGGGCGTCGACCTGTTCCTGCCCGACTCCACCAACGCCGACGTGCCGGGGTTCACCCCGCTGGAACGCGACATCGGCCCGGTGCTGGAGAACGTGATCGCCCGCGCTCCGCGCCGGGTGATCGTGGCCAGCTTCTCCAGCCACGTGCACCGGGTGCAGCAGGTTCTGGATGCCGCGGCCGCCAACGGCCGCAAGGTGGCGCTGATGGGGCGCTCGATGATCCGCAACATGGGCATCGCCGCCGACCTCGGCTACCTCGACGTGCCAGAGGGCGTGCTGATCGACTACAAGAAGTCGCAGCACCTACCGGACAACGAAATCGTGTACATGAGCACCGGCTCGCAGGGTGAACCGATGGCCGTGCTGTCGCGGATGGCGAACCTCGAGCACCAGATCGAGGTGGGCGAGGGCGACACCGTCATCCTGGCCTCCAGCCTCATCCCCGGCAACGAGAACGCCGTGTACCGGGTGATCAACGGGCTGATGAAGCTCGGCGCCAAGGTCGTGCACAAGGCCAACGCCAAGGTGCACGTCTCCGGCCACGCCGCCGCCGGCGAGCTGCTCTACTGCTACAACATCATCCAGCCGAAGAACGTGCTGCCGGTGCACGGCGAGTACCGGCACCTGCGCGCCAGCGCCCAGTTGGCGATCGACACCGGCGTGCCGGCGGAGAACACCTTTATCGGCGAAGACGGCATGGTCGTCGACCTGAAGGACGGCGAGGCCCGCGTGGTCGGCCAGCTCGACCTCGGCTTCGTCTACGTCGACGGCTCCAGCGTCGGCGAGATCACCGACGCCGACCTCAAGGACCGCCGCATCCTCGCCGAAGAGGGCTTCATCTCCATCTTTATCGCGGTGGACGCGCAGACCGGCAAGGCGATCGTCGGACCGGAGATCCAGTCCCGCGGATTCGCCGAGGACGAGGCCGTGTTCGACGCGGTCAAGCCGCAGATTTTGAAGGCGATGTCGGATGCCGCGGCGAACGGCACTCGCGACCCTGCCCAGTACCAGCAGGTGGTGCGCCGCACCGTCGGCCGTTGGGTGAACACCCAGCACCGCCGCCGTCCAATGATCGTGCCGGTGGTCATCGAGGCGTAATCCGCCCCGCCCCTCGTGAGTGAGTCGACAATGCTAGTGCTGGATGCCCAGCGCTAGCATTTTCGGTTGACTCAGCGATGTGCTGACCCAGTAGCCCCTTATAGGTGCCACCGCATCCCCGGCATAGACGAATATCTCTCGCACCCAGTAGGGTTTGCTCGATATTGGCGAACGAGGGGGCTCGTGTGAGCGTTGCGCGCAAATGGGTATTTCCGATCATCCGACTGGTGATCTTCGCCGCGATCGCCGCGGCGCTCGTCAAGATCGCGTTCTTCGCCGATCCGGCGACCGCTGACGGTCAGGGACTGCTGTCGCCGACCGGGTCGATCGTTGAACCGCAGATCCCGGTGTCGACCGGCACGATCAAGAACGACGTGAGCCTGCAGGCCACGGTCAGTGCCGACGAGGCAGTCCCGGTGCGCGCCACGCTCGCCGGCGAGGTGCGCAAGGTCAGCGCGTCGGTCGGCCAGTGGGTCGAGGCCGGCACCGCCCTCTACACGGTGCGCTCGGAGACCCCGGGGGAGATGCTCGCCGACGGCACGATGGGCGCCGCGAAGGTGAAGACCGAGATCGTCAAGTCGCCGATCGCCGGCACCCTGTCGAGTTTCCCGATCATCCTCGGGCAGCTGGTCAGCGTGGGCGAGGAGACCGGTAAGGTCGCCCCGCCGTCGTTCCACGTTAGCGGCAGCCTGGCCCCCGAGCAGCAGTACCGCCTGCTCAACCAGCCCACGGAGGCCACCGTCACCATCGCGGGCGGCCCCGCCCCGTTCACCTGCACCGGCCTCAGCATCAGCACCGCACTGTCCGGGGCGGGCTCCGGCGCCGGCGAAGCCGCCGCCGGCGCCACCAGCGGCACCACCGTGCGCTGCGCCGTGCCCGCCGACATCACGGTGTTCGCCGGCCTCGCCGCGAAGCTCACCATCGCCGGCGGTCTCGCCGAGAACGTGCTCATCGTGCCGACCACCGCGGTCGAAGGATCAGCGGGCAGCGGCATCGTGCACGTGTTCAGCGCCGACGGCGCCGCCGAGGAACGCACCGTCGCGCTGGGCCTCACCGACGGCATCAACGTGCAGGTGCTCGACGGGCTCGCCGAGGGCGACATGGTGCTGCAGTTCATTCCGGGCGCCCCGGCTCAGCAAGGGATGATGGGTCCGGATGGCTGCATGGTAAATCCTGACGGCAGCATGACCTGCATGGGCGGCTGAGCATGAGCCTGTTACGTCTCGAGGCGGTGACCCGCACGGTCGAGCTTCCGGATGACGCTCGCCTCGACATCCTCAAAGGAGTTGACCTGGAGGTCAACGTCGGCGACCACGTCAGCATCGTCGGACGATCCGGTAGCGGCAAGACCACGCTGCTGAACCTGCTCGGGCTGCTGGACGAACCGACATCCGGAGCCCTCTACCTCGACGACCAACCGGTCGGCGGGCTCAGCTCCGGCACCCGCGACAAGCGCCGCGGACGCGACATCGGCTTCATCTTCCAGCAGTTCAACCTGCTGCAGGGCCGCACGGCGCTCGAGAACGCGATGATGCCGCTGCTCTACGCGCGGGGCAAGCAGTTCTGGCAGCGGGAG
This Salinibacterium sp. ZJ450 DNA region includes the following protein-coding sequences:
- the dapA gene encoding 4-hydroxy-tetrahydrodipicolinate synthase, translating into MVNQNNPFGQVLVALVTPFTADGEVHWADVEKHVDDVISGGADGIVVTGTTGETSTLTDSEKLRLVEVAKDVAAGRAKIITGGGSNETAHAIELYKASEKAGADAVMIVTPYYNKPTQSGVLTHFRMIADATDLPVILYDIPGRTGIPIEYETILRAAKHPNILAVKDAKGDLSEVSRVLNQTDLIYFAGDDANALPTLAIGGSGLIGVTANIAPAPYRHMVDAVNAGDLPTATAAHKALEPLVRATMTHVPGTVATKYILHGLGRIHTPRVRLPLVGPEDFEAALIEDELALVKDIAGVDFSNFRPDRNAAAGGALPKVAGTTR
- a CDS encoding ABC transporter ATP-binding protein, encoding MSLLRLEAVTRTVELPDDARLDILKGVDLEVNVGDHVSIVGRSGSGKTTLLNLLGLLDEPTSGALYLDDQPVGGLSSGTRDKRRGRDIGFIFQQFNLLQGRTALENAMMPLLYARGKQFWQRERIATEMLERVGLGHRLQSMPDKLSGGEQQRVSIARALVRGPRLILADEPTGALDVETGATVMRLLDDVAEQSGAALITITHDVNVAALARRHYRLDNGVLTPVVATPELASLVGVAS
- a CDS encoding ribonuclease J, which produces MPVTVFDPPALEPGTLRVIPVGGLGEIGRNMTLYEIDGKVLIVDAGVLFPEEHQPGVDLILPDLSPIKARLDDVVGIVLTHGHEDHIGAVPYVLKLKNDIPLIGSQLTLAFVEAKLKEHRIKAYSLTVTEGQREQLGPFDLEFIAVNHSIPDALAVAIRTTAGLVLHTGDFKMDQLPLDDRITDLRAFARLGEEGVDLFLPDSTNADVPGFTPLERDIGPVLENVIARAPRRVIVASFSSHVHRVQQVLDAAAANGRKVALMGRSMIRNMGIAADLGYLDVPEGVLIDYKKSQHLPDNEIVYMSTGSQGEPMAVLSRMANLEHQIEVGEGDTVILASSLIPGNENAVYRVINGLMKLGAKVVHKANAKVHVSGHAAAGELLYCYNIIQPKNVLPVHGEYRHLRASAQLAIDTGVPAENTFIGEDGMVVDLKDGEARVVGQLDLGFVYVDGSSVGEITDADLKDRRILAEEGFISIFIAVDAQTGKAIVGPEIQSRGFAEDEAVFDAVKPQILKAMSDAAANGTRDPAQYQQVVRRTVGRWVNTQHRRRPMIVPVVIEA
- a CDS encoding efflux RND transporter periplasmic adaptor subunit, with translation MSVARKWVFPIIRLVIFAAIAAALVKIAFFADPATADGQGLLSPTGSIVEPQIPVSTGTIKNDVSLQATVSADEAVPVRATLAGEVRKVSASVGQWVEAGTALYTVRSETPGEMLADGTMGAAKVKTEIVKSPIAGTLSSFPIILGQLVSVGEETGKVAPPSFHVSGSLAPEQQYRLLNQPTEATVTIAGGPAPFTCTGLSISTALSGAGSGAGEAAAGATSGTTVRCAVPADITVFAGLAAKLTIAGGLAENVLIVPTTAVEGSAGSGIVHVFSADGAAEERTVALGLTDGINVQVLDGLAEGDMVLQFIPGAPAQQGMMGPDGCMVNPDGSMTCMGG